In Leptotrichia sp. oral taxon 215 str. W9775, a single genomic region encodes these proteins:
- a CDS encoding NADP-dependent glyceraldehyde-3-phosphate dehydrogenase, which yields MKYKNLVNGEWKESEKEIKIYSPINDEELGSVPSMTREEVDYAMETAKIALGGWRSLAVVERAKYLYKAAEILERDKEIIGTVLAKEVSKGIKAAISEVVRTADLIRYSAEEGLRSVGEIVEGGSFEAASKRKVAMVRKEPMGLVLAIAPFNYPVNLSASKIAPALIGGNVVLFKPPTQGAISGLLLVKAFHEAGIPAGVINTVTGKGSEIGDYLIAHPLVDFINFTGSTPVGKRIGELAGMRPILLELGGKDGAIVSDDADLEKAAKDIVSGAFSYSGQRCTAIKRVLVMESVADKLAGLIKAEVEKLTVGDPFENADITPLIDNRAADFIEGLIEDAQEKGAKALTQIKREKNLLWPVLFDHVTLDMRIAWEEPFGPVLPLIRIKSLDEAIEICNGSEYGLQTSVFTKNIVQAFDIAGKLEVGTVQINNKTQRGPDNFPFLGIKGSGVGVQGIKYSIESMTKIKSIVIDL from the coding sequence AAATAAAAATATATTCACCAATCAATGATGAAGAGCTTGGAAGTGTTCCGTCAATGACAAGGGAAGAAGTTGACTATGCAATGGAAACAGCTAAAATTGCCCTTGGTGGTTGGAGAAGTCTGGCTGTAGTTGAAAGAGCAAAATATTTGTATAAAGCTGCAGAAATTTTAGAAAGAGACAAGGAAATAATAGGAACTGTACTTGCAAAAGAAGTTTCAAAAGGAATAAAGGCTGCAATTAGTGAGGTTGTAAGAACAGCAGATCTTATAAGATATTCAGCTGAAGAAGGACTTAGATCTGTGGGAGAAATTGTAGAAGGTGGAAGTTTTGAAGCAGCAAGTAAAAGAAAAGTGGCAATGGTAAGAAAAGAACCTATGGGACTTGTACTTGCAATAGCACCTTTCAACTATCCTGTAAACCTTTCTGCATCAAAAATAGCTCCGGCATTGATAGGAGGGAATGTAGTTTTATTTAAGCCACCTACACAGGGAGCTATTAGTGGGCTGTTACTTGTAAAGGCTTTTCATGAGGCAGGTATACCTGCAGGAGTTATAAATACAGTAACAGGAAAAGGTTCTGAAATAGGAGATTATCTGATTGCCCATCCATTAGTTGATTTTATAAACTTTACAGGAAGTACTCCAGTTGGAAAGAGAATAGGAGAGCTTGCGGGAATGCGTCCTATATTGCTTGAATTGGGAGGAAAAGACGGAGCAATAGTTTCAGATGATGCTGATCTTGAAAAGGCGGCAAAGGATATAGTAAGTGGAGCATTCAGCTATTCAGGACAGAGATGTACTGCAATAAAGAGAGTTCTTGTAATGGAAAGTGTTGCAGATAAGCTGGCTGGACTGATAAAAGCTGAAGTTGAAAAGCTTACTGTAGGAGATCCGTTTGAAAATGCTGACATTACCCCGTTAATAGATAACAGGGCAGCAGACTTTATAGAAGGACTTATAGAAGATGCACAGGAAAAAGGTGCAAAAGCATTAACTCAAATAAAGAGGGAAAAAAATCTTCTATGGCCTGTGCTGTTTGATCATGTGACACTTGATATGAGAATAGCATGGGAAGAACCTTTTGGTCCAGTTTTACCATTAATAAGAATAAAATCTCTGGATGAAGCTATTGAAATATGTAACGGTTCCGAATATGGACTACAGACATCGGTATTTACTAAAAATATAGTTCAGGCTTTTGATATAGCAGGAAAACTGGAAGTTGGAACAGTTCAAATAAATAATAAAACTCAAAGAGGTCCTGATAATTTTCCATTTTTAGGAATAAAAGGTTCAGGAGT